The stretch of DNA GGTCCTGAACAGGCGGTGTTGTTATGGATGGATCTGCCTTTTAGGAGCCAGACTGTGTTTGATTAGTTTAGATAAACCTGTTTTTGATCATGTTGccaaacctgtggtgaggatcCTGTAATCTGTATTCAAAAGTGTAATAGGTCTtaaattgtttacatttttcttatCTTTTCCAGGTTTGGGGGTTAGTTTTATTATAccttgtttcattgtttccatAAGTTCCATCAAATTCAGAGATTCTTAACCTTTCATCAATAATAGGAATCAGATTTCTTACTTTATCAAaaaagaatgaagtcttttATTCTGTATGTGAAGATTTGTAGAGATGAATGTAAAAATTAAACACTTTGTTATTCATTTAGGCTCTGAACATCCATCAGTCATAAGACCATTAATTGCATTATATTCCTGTGTGCGTTTTTCGAAGTCACAGAGGCAGACACTgttcttttctccctcttcgATCCACCTGCCTCTGGACCTTCTGTAGGCACCTTTTTCCTATTCATATCTCATCATATTTAGACTGTGATGTGTTTATGGTTTCTTTGTCCTCATCACTCCAACTTAATTTACTGTAAAGTGACATAAGACCTTTGACCACCATCATTtcttctgctttcattttcctctttaaaTCTTGTCCAAATCTAACTGAATGCTTCCTAATGTTATATTTGAAGTGTTCCTATTTAAGAAGTGGTGTTTCAATAGTGCTGTCATTCACTATATTTCAGATAAGCTCCTTAATATCTGTTAacaaaacatccaggagaagaatgagataagcagcagtccaaggctgccagggagccaaattcctgattctacgacttgttttggtgcagactgtactgattcatttattgacagccttcagtctttctggcgcctctctgtggtgaaaaatccaatcatctgaatcttcttggttcgttccttcgccgtgcagaaacagatacagatCTAAACGATCTAAAagaaagatgagtttttaactAAACACATGAACATGTTAGAAGAAGTTAGGAGAGTGGGAAAACCTTAAAGTAGAGGCCCCCTTAACAGAACTGTCCACAACCTTTCCAAAATATTTATGCTGCATCTCCGTCTCTGGAGGGTTCTCCATAATGCGTCTGCCTTCGATGAAACCATAAGGGTCCCTGAAGCCCGCCACTTTGCcttcttttcttgctttttcaATTCTTGGCCACAGCGCTCGTCTCGCTTTCCAGTCTTCTGGGGTCAAATCCTCTGAGAAGCGAATTCCTTCTTCTTTGCAAACTGGAGAAGTTTTAGTTCTCCTCCAGATGTTGCCTCACAAACAGGATGATGATTTGTAGGTTCCTGCTTTGTATCTTACGACCAACTCTGTGGACAGCATCAACTTCATTTATCTTTGTTGCTAAGTCGGGTTCAATTTTGCACAGAAGCTCCAAACTTCAGCTTGGATGTTCTCAGTGGACTTTTCCTTTTCTGCACAGGCACCACCGTCTTTTCTATCTTTCACTGGTTAGGACTCCTTCTTTCAGGTGCAGATTTTCTTTGGTGAGTATATCCACTTGTTTCTCCATGTCTATTATTTTCATCTTACACACTTTAAACTCCTCTGAGTTGACCTGCACTGACTTagcgatatccgctaacattgcGCTGTGCTGTTTCATTTGAATACCAACTTCTTCCACGCGGTCATCTACTTTCTGTCCCAGCGAGCTTATAGCATTCAGTATAGCCTCAGTGTTCTGGGACGTACCTTTCGTCCTTTtgtccatgtgtgtgtttttttctcagGAGTGGTGGTCGGGGTGCTAGCCTCTGTCACCCGTTTGTTAGCTGAAGCTGTTTCCATGGGTGTGGTGTAGTCGTCTTCGCTCCCGGAGCTTCTGTTCTGCAGGGTTCGACTGCTGAACACGtgaatttgttgtttttcttcatgtctCAAGCTGGGTTTGTGACAGTGGCTGCGTAAATTAACTTTTAAGTTTGGACTTCTTAGGAAGCTCAGGGAGAAATGACTCCCAGGCCCGCCATTACCCAGAAGCCCTAAGCACGCAAAGTttggacttttaaaaaaaaaaaatgtattcattgaCATCTCTGTGACAAAGTGCGACACGCTGAGCAGCAGGTCGGAGTCTGAACTCCTGACACAGCCGCGCACATCCATCAGAGACCCTCAGACCGCTCCGGCGTTCCCCTCTGAGGACTGTTCGGAATAACTTTATACAAACATGCTGCTGACAGCTCCGTTCACAGCTCAATAAAGACCATAAATCGTGGAAATCAtccctttctcttttatttacatctgaacacacaaaacacacacatccaccgTGGCCTCGAGGCGTCCTGGAATGCAGACTGAGCTCCGTCTGCGTCCTTTACAcgtttaaataaagctttttcaAACACTCAGCGGTCACATGACATTCATCACGAAGACCCTCAGCTCCCACATGGACGGCGGCGAGGTCACAGGTCACTGCAACGTGACGTCACTGGAGAAACACCATGGTGATGAGACCTAGGAGACAACCACACCGTCACTGCTTCCTTCCACATCTCCTCGCTTCCTTCTCTCCCTTTCTGTTTCCTTTACTGCATCCTAATCTCCTTCTCTACCTCCTTTAAATCCTCAGTTCCTTCTCTATGTCCTTGTTTCGTAATGTGCCTCATTTTCTTTACTaccttttcatttccttttctaCCTCCTTGTTCCATTATTTCCTTCTCTATCTCCTTGCTTCTTTACCTTCTCATTTACTTctctgcctccttccttccttccctttTCTTATCTGTCCCCTAGTTTTCTTTTCTGCTTCCTTCTCTACTTCTTTGTTTCCCTTTCCTCACTTCCTTCCttgcctcctctctctgtctgatcACACAGatatgcaggtgtgtgtgttacctAGGGTGTAGGCACAGACAAGCTTCTGATTGGTGGAGACGTGCAGCCAGCGTGGAaccactgagctgctgtcgGTGTGGAGGGGGAGCATCAACACCGTGACACAGAGCATCGCCACGGCCACACACACAACCCACTGAGACACACTGcgcacagctgcacacacacacacagaaacctcaTCAGTAACATGAACTACATGTCCCAGAGTGCACTGCTGTAGGAGCTGTCCAATCATCTGTGTGTCTCACCTGTGCAGGCAGGCAGCggcaggcgtgtgtgtgtgggcacgaGCAGAGGGGATAGAGCAGTTAGAGGGGGTGGAGCCCTCTGCTGGCCTCCTCtttgctcctcttcctctcggCCTCCTTTAAGCTCCGCCCAGATCTCCCGTCTCCCAACCTGACCTCCTCCCCTCACCTCCATGCGGAACCGATCCCTGCGGCCCCAGTTTCTGGGAGAGACGTCGAGGTGACGCACCACCCtgacaggaagaggaagtgtCTGATCACATGACCGTCCCTCTAACTATGTTAAATGAAGTTTAAAGCACTCACAGGTCGACGCAGGACTTGGCCCGGACGCTGCCCTCCGCCTCCACCACCCTGTAGAGCGAGGGCGCCGTGCACCAcactgtgaggacagagagaggcTGTTAGAGGCGGAGGGAGCGTGGCCACACCCTAAACATGGCTGCACTCACTCTTGAAGCTCAGGCTGAAGGTGTAGGGGTTGTAGAGGGTCAGCACCCGCCTGTGGGTGCTCCTCTGCTCGGCGTAGAACGCCATCTCGGAGGGGAACAGGAAGACGGCGAGCTGGGGTGCCCCGCCCACCGGCACGCCCTCCTCCGCCTCCACCCGCCCACCCTCCTCCCCTCGCCCGTCATGGCTCTGCCTCCTCCTCATCAGTCCGTCCTGCGAAGAACCCCGCCCACGGGCATGATCCCAGTGCTGTCATTGGATGCCTAGAGGTGTGATGTCACAGCATCGCCACCTGCtgccacaaagacaaaaaatatttaatggcctcctcttttccttctctgcctcctctaCTTCCTCCTGTCCTTCTCTGActccttctctgcctcctcctgtCCTTGTCTTCCTCCTCTTATCCTTCTCtacttcctcttctccttctgTCTCCTCCTGTCCTTCTCTGCCTCCTTCTCCACTTCCTCTTATCCTTCTCTGCCTCCACCTTTCCTTCCCTGTCACCTCCTTTccttctctgcctctttctttcCCTTTCCCTTTCCCCTCAtcctttcctcttctccctcctttccttctctgcttcctcctttccttctctgcctcctttcctcctctccttccttctcttgtCTGCCCCCTCGCGTCCTTCCCTAAACAAATAGGCTCTAGCCTGTAAACAGTGGAGAATAAACAGGGTCAGATTAGTCCGCCCTGGTGTATCCCTCCGCCCCCAGCCTGCTCTGTGACCTGTTTATTTGTGATTATCAGGAAACCTGCAGTAACCGGACTTCCTGCTGTTTGCTAACGCTACCTGCTCTGTCACTCCGACCCACTAAATAACCGGTAAAACACGCCAACTTGACGCCGCAGAAACCATCGGCAGCTCCGGGGGACATTCCCGGGCTGCTGGACGGTCACCACGAGGCATCTGATGGAGTTTAATAGggtagaaaacaaaaacaaagccgcTGCATGTCTCTACTCACCCCTGCACGGATCTACTTCCTCAGCAAGCTGTTGCTTTTGAAAGATTCCGCCCCCTCTCTAACTCTCAGCCAATGAGTGTTCGGGAAGACCAAACGCCCGCCTTGTATTGGTTGTGTGTGACGTCATTCGCCCTAGTTTGACACCGTGTTAACGTTATGAGATCAGTgttaattagttattattattattggcactaaaaataaatcattgatGATGTTTCATGTAAATAAACTGatattcaatatttttttcttttactgataATTAACTGTGGCTCATAGTTTCCTTATTTTAAAACTAAATATTCCTATAATTTTCTACCAGTCacatatttataattttattttttaacataattatggttatttaaatttttatagcgtgcttttattcttttaatcagTGTGAACCAACTGTTGCATTCagaggctgttggaaaaaccaGCCACACTGACTGCCGTACATGCTATTGTTGCTGCCGCAGAAGGaagaaaatgtgtaaatattgttttgtttttgttggaagGCTCGTCATCAAGGACAAGACTGTTAAAACGTGTAATTGGGTTAAATTATTAGACCTTGTAATCCGTTTGACATATTTAGATGTtgttaaatgtaattttaaaataacattttaattatgAACACTATTAACACTAATATGTTGTGTATGGCATCACTTCAACTGTGCAAATTGAAGCGTTCAGATGTACGACTTTAAAGGAGAGCCTGAAGGGAGCATGATAATCGTCGTTTTTCGTCAGCCTTCGTATTCTCGTTCCTCGCCTCCTGATTGGTCCGCTGCTCTTCGTGTCTCCGGACTGCATAGAGTCACCTTGCAGAGCTCTCTACCGCTGCTGTCACGGAGAGAAAGCAGTCGGAAGGCCCGTCTCAGAGGCACACAGGCAGGCGGGCGGCGGGATTCTGAACGCGGACTCTGCGGCCACTGAACGACCGGGGGAAAACATGACGGAGGCGAAACCCAAGACCTCCCCGAAGGCCATCAAGTTCCTGTTCGGGGGACTGGCCGGGTAGGTGCTGCGGCTAGCTGCCGTGCTAACGCGTTAATGTCAGGGGTCAGAGGAGAGCGCAGCGCTGGTCTTGTAACCTGCTCCGTGTCATCACCCTGCCGCGGTGAAGGGCAGCACAGCGGCCCGCGGCTGCTGGGGAGCGCCGCGCTCATGGCTCCCTGATGATTAGCAGCCGGTGCTGGCTGTCAGAGGAGCGTGGACACTTTTCCTCAGCACCCCGGTGTCATGCAGCCCTCTGCGCccccgtgtgtgtgttagcGGGCTGTTTTAAACATGCCAAACTCTGCGGGAAAGACTCGGAAATGTCCCGCTTATATCCCGTAAAATATGGCTTAAAACGTCCCGCCTGGACTTTACAGTAAGGACTCCTCCAGGCTAACCGTGCTAGCAGGCTAACAACGGTGGCTCAGCGGAGGTCAGGCCGCTCAGGGGCCCCTCTGTTCGGGTCTCCAGGCTGAGCTCCCGGTAGCCTGTTAGCCGGCAGCTTTATGATGCTGTAACCCGATTCCGACTCTGAAGTGAGCCAGGGTCAGTGAGATCTATGAGGAGATGTTAAACCTGTAATCGTGGATTATGATCTCAGTTTTCAAACAAACATTAATGAGCCGGGCTCTCCTGGAGCTGCTTAGCATCCATTCACACACCAGAACAAGCTTTCCTATCACATACTGAGCCCCAGTGGTCGGTGAGTGGGGCTTATACCCcctctgacatcatacagatccaaaaATAGGAGAAAACTACGATAAACTGAGTGTTCAGACCAATCTTGGCTCACAGAGATCACTGAACCTGACCTCATGGTTAATATGAGTATCTGACAGGAAATGAGGTAATCCAGGCTGCTTTCTTTGTTAGTAATGTTTGCAGTATAAAGTGTGTGAGTATCAGGTTACTTCAGCAGGTGGAACACACTCATAATAACCCGTTAAAGGTCACCGCATGTTGGGTTTGATCTCAGACTGGAGGAGAACATCCTCACACCTACAGAAATGCAGCACAGTCTGGCTGTTTGGAGCGGCGCCTGCAGACCTTTTCTTATAAAAGTTCACTTCTTCATTTgctctctgtcatcatcatcatcatcatcatcataatgcAGTGTGGGAGCACAGGCTCACATCAGACCAGCTTTTACCCGAGGAAAAGACAGTCTGCTTCTGTCCGTGGTGTTTATCAGTAAAGGAATGGACCTCCGTGTCTCAGGCCTGAAGACCTTCGTCATCAGAGGCTGACGCCGTGTGACTGCAGGCACTGCCCACAATGCAGTGTAATCAGGGCTGAACCATGGCGTCCATGTTCCACCACTTCTCCAGGTCTTGAGaacagcagtctaagcagaggtGCCCAGACCTCCTCTACCACTTCCTTGTgacaccaaggtgttcccaagccagctgagaaaCATGATCTCAATCCAGAAGGTACCCGGGGGGCATCCCGGTCAGGTGTCCAatccacctcagctggctccttctgatgtggaggagcagtggctctgcCCTGAGCATCCGGCTCCTCACCCTAAAGGAGACCTCAGGCacacttcagaggaagctcGTGTCTGCGGTGTTATTTATGAGCTGGTGCTGAGTGGAGGCAGTGTCATCAAGGTCAGTCTGTCCAGCTGGTGAGCTGATTTACCTGTAGCCCCGCCCTCCTCAGGTGTCGGTAACGCAGAATGGTGACACATGAGCTGGCCCTGATGGTCAGAATGAACACTTCCCACAGGTCAGGTCCACCTCCTTCATCccatccctgtttttttttaactaaataattCCATGTGTTTGTGGAAATGTGGACGCCACTTTCCTTTTGTTTACCTGATGTTTCCTCCATCTTTGGTCACCTGCACACTCACCTTCACCTGTGCTGACCTCACTAGAAAACGCTCTGCTCTGAAGCATGGCGATAACAGAGATGAAGACGCCAACGTGTCCCAGCGTCCTCAGACACGTTTTTATCATCGGGAGTTGAATGGATTTTACCCCGCGCCCTCTCACCTGCCTGCAGCCTGTGTTTCCTCAGAGGCCGCTCAGGCTGAACTCTGACCTCCTGATAAACTCACAGTGGCAGCTCTTCATATCGCAGAACGCTTATCGCTGTGGCGTTACCACATCGCTGCAGCTTCACCGTGAACAGGAGCATGAATTCACCTCTGTCCTCGAGCTGCACTCAACCAAATCCTCACCTTTTAGACTTTGGACTAAAAGTCGTACAGTCCACTGTTTGTTTTCGTGTTGTCGACGGCGCAGCTCGGGCACCAGATCAGTGCATTTGTGAGCAGGTCTAAGGGGTATCGAGGTTTTCATGCCTTCATCGTTTCCAGCTTTCTTTAACTTTTAAGTGTAAACAAAGCTCAGCTCCTCCTCGTCTTATTCTCCCACTAAGTGTGAAATTTTGATGAAactataaatgtaatttttgagggatttttttttttggggggggggtaaactGATCCTTTGGACTTTAGTGGAAACGTCGAGTCTTTCAAACATCAGACCAAAGTTTGTTGGAGGTATAATTTAATGCGTTACAGTAAAATCTGTTCATTAGAAATGTTCAATACactggaaaaatgtctgaattCCCAGGTTTTGCTGTGTCTTTGAATTTGTCATAAAGCAGTTGGTGGTGTGTAAACGCTGTCCCTGGTTGGCTCTGTAGTCCTCCTACCTGTGCTGATCTCCTCTCACCTGTGTCTCCAGGATGGGCGCCACAGTGTTCGTGCAGCCGCTGGACCTGGTGAAGAACAGGATGCAGCTGAGCGGTCAGGGGACGAAGGCCCGAGAGTACAAAACCAGCTTCCACGCCCTGTTCTCCATCCTGAAAAACGAGGGCGTGCAAGGCATCTACACCGGGTACGACGCTTCAGCCGACCCGGATTTTATCAGTTTAACTCGTGCATCATCTCCCTGCTTCAtcgtgtgtttgtttgtgtgtttgtcagtcTGTCAGCAGGTCTTTTGCGTCAGGCGACGTACACGACGACCCGTTTGGGAATTTAC from Archocentrus centrarchus isolate MPI-CPG fArcCen1 unplaced genomic scaffold, fArcCen1 scaffold_41_ctg1, whole genome shotgun sequence encodes:
- the LOC115776969 gene encoding motile sperm domain-containing protein 1-like; translated protein: MRRRQSHDGRGEEGGRVEAEEGVPVGGAPQLAVFLFPSEMAFYAEQRSTHRRVLTLYNPYTFSLSFKMWCTAPSLYRVVEAEGSVRAKSCVDLVVRHLDVSPRNWGRRDRFRMEVRGGGQVGRREIWAELKGGREEEEQRGGQQRAPPPLTALSPLLVPTHTRLPLPACTAVRSVSQWVVCVAVAMLCVTVLMLPLHTDSSSVVPRWLHVSTNQKLVCAYTLGLITMVFLQ